From Echeneis naucrates chromosome 7, fEcheNa1.1, whole genome shotgun sequence, one genomic window encodes:
- the casz1 gene encoding zinc finger protein castor homolog 1 isoform X5, translating to MPCFVERILPGQEGEVRQSAEGGLLPAERSLCTETTSGKSKMAAKRKGGLKLNAICAKLSRQVVFDSSSQNAEGDQSVAENSERGSSHYDDNETNFPEGLSLNQSLEEDQKRREAIEKWVNGEYSDELQAPDDEHEHELKVSNDEDGPPEGVYMVQPKGCSDEEDNAEEADPTAGSHDGSYHDDKDADDRPSKDDTCIPPSEAQSRQAPFSSPGEASALRDYAANTMNEFLGMFGYDDQQVRDELTKKISFEKLKAATSDPSSLSSEEASRRARFSKYEEYIRKLKAGETLPWPMHVSPPKPDDLNSKLAQEKSATILQSSGCPPGAEAQIYPSSLDHKQPGGPQLGASQPPNPSHMQSMASRASKYDFFIQKLKMGESLQQQNGNAYKRPSKYDLENVKFLHLFKPGEGNPDMGGAIAFKTGKVGRPSKYDIRTIQKLIPGNPEAPMMPNVLASAPGNPGAPGDPTVGAAGSSISLDQSGHISFNTSDYLKSSFSKTDSITTGTVSSVKNGLPTDKPAGDDINLYQKYIARFSGSQHCGHVHCAYQYREHYHCMDPECNYQVSRFTSKQDVIRHYNMHKKRDNSLQHGFMRFSPLDDCSVYYHGCHLNGKSTHYHCMQVGCSKVYTSTSDVMTHENFHKKNAQLINDGFQRFRATEDCGTVSCQFYGQKTTHFHCRRPGCTFTFKNKCDIEKHKSYHIKDDAYAKDGFKKFYKYEECKYEGCVYSKATNHFHCIRSGCGFTFTSTSQMTSHKRKHERRHIRSSGVMGLSSTFLPPKDEPEESSNDDLMDFSAISSKNSSLSASPTTQQSTTVPHLLATPTTAVSSSSTTGHTLKPTPSLSSAGQRMSNLLSQTLPSNMPVALALSNSALATNPFFPLMPRLPLQPPPPAASLISAASSGAHSMPTDSLAQAGTDGVMASTPTSFATSSIMEKISASKGLISPMMARLAAAALKPSNNPDTGNGQPASASQFNLVQVKQEPADSNSGASQDSAQEHSLDLSKKDHSNESNGHPVPGNTSLLSSLMNKMSQVNPVLFNAMNLKTELEAGHGSDTSEAAQYLNRVLKRPLAEKPTEIWRTYLRRFDTDDFCEAQCDFLQKVHFHCLVEDCGALFSTVDGAIKHANFHLRATLKVKSEPQFGEGKESGEGAPLQPAAPVSMANNPSMDVTHLTSSGSYSSPPASLLAWKQLAGSIPQMPASMPNLPANSPLATTSLENAKPQVKPGFLQFQENDPCLATDCKYSNKFHFHCLFGNCKYVCKTSGKAESHCLDHINPNNNLVNIRDQFSYYSLQCLCPNQHCEFRMRGHYHCLRPGCFFVTNITTKLPWHIKKHEKAERRAANGFKYFTKREECGRLGCKYNQVNSHFHCIREGCQFSFLLKHQMTSHARKHMRRMLGKNFDRVPSQAMPLGQRADEMQHASGMVSGSLTTPTPGINSTFSSTTMDETDDYMDYMGGGGSPLGLSSESSNQDRSCTSTPVGNDSSPAGNTISIPTATGAKKRFWIIEDMSPFGKRRKTASSRKMLDEGMMLEGFRRYDLYENCKDSSCQFSLKVTHYHCTRENCGYKFCGRTHMYKHAQHHDRVDNLVLDDFKRFKSSLSCNFPDCQFSGNSTHFHCLRCGFRCTDSTKVTAHRKHHGKQDVISAAGFCQFSSSADCEVPDCKYKLKCSHFHCTFPECKHTVVGMSQMDSHKRKHEKQERGELPSVSPKQEGVHHLGGSVSAVPPASMGLSTSSAGGLHVLSHNINSSTPSMLYPTSDMASNYSHPYPPSSISLDGSLNLGTDTSSSLFFLKNAAGLGLSDSLDLSKKIHHDVARSGRNTTPQLGLPATQDDTTGTSGEAEDDLSPEEEVHAEEEEEDEEEEEEEGEEDLNTDSNDDSIAEPDGEKDNDENFDASINHTDTSQLEKQDTDP from the exons ctgaAAGGAGTTTATGCACTGAAACGACCTCAGGaaaatccaagatggctgccaaAAGGAAAGGTGGCCTAAAACTCAATGCTATCTGTGCCAAGCTTAGCCGCCAGGTGGTGTTCGACAGCAGCTCCCAGAATGCTGAGGGAGACCAGAGTGTAGCGGAAAACAGTGAGCGTGGCAGTTCCCACTACGATGACAATGAGACCAACTTCCCTGAGGGCCTGAGCCTAAATCAGAGCCTAGAGGAGGACCAGAAGAGACGCGAGGCCATTGAGAAGTGGGTCAATGGCGAGTACAGCGATGAGCTGCAAGCTCCTGACGATGAGCACGAGCATGAACTCAAAGTCAGCAATGACGAAGACGGCCCTCCTGAGGGCGTGTACATGGTACAGCCCAAAGGCTGCAGCGATGAAGAAGACAATGCAGAGGAGGCCGATCCTACGGCAGGGTCTCACGATGGCAGTTACCATGACGACAAAGACGCTGATGACAGGCCTTCAAAAGATGACACCTGCATACCACCAAGCGAGGCCCAGAGTCGCCAAGCACCTTTCTCCTCTCCAG gagaAGCATCTGCCTTGCGAGACTATGCAGCAAACACCATGAATGAGTTTTTGGGAATGTTTGGTTatgatgaccagcaggtaaGGGATGAGCTGACCAAGAAGATCAGCTTTGAGAAGCTCAAAGCCGCTACCTCAGACCCCTCATCCCTCAGCAGTGAGGAGGCCTCACGGCGCGCCCGCTTCTCCAAGTATGAAGAGTACATTCGCAAGCTAAAAGCTGGCGAGACCCTACCTTGGCCCATGCATGTTTCACCACCCAAACCAGATGACCTCAACTCAAAACTGGCCCAAGAAAAGAGTGCTACCATCCTCCAGTCCTCTGGGTGCCCCCCGGGGGCAGAGGCACAGATCTACCCCTCCAGCCTGGACCACAAACAGCCAGGAGGACCTCAGCTGGGCGCATCTCAGCCACCCAACCCATCTCACATGCAGAGCATGGCATCCCGAGCCTCCAAGTATGACTTCTTTATTCAGAAGCTGAAGATGGGTGAAAGTCTACAGCAGCAGAACGGTAATGCCTACAAGCGGCCCTCCAAGTACGACCTGGAGAACGTGAAGTTCCTGCACCTTTTCAAGCCTGGTGAGGGCAACCCTGACATGGGCGGCGCCATCGCCTTTAAGACTGGCAAAGTGGGCCGCCCTTCGAAATATGACATCAGAACAATTCAGAAACTGATTCCAGGAAACCCAGAGGCCCCGATGATGCCCAATGTCCTCGCCTCAGCACCGGGTAACCCCGGAGCTCCTGGTGACCCGACTGTAGGTGCAGCTGGGTCGAGCATCTCATTGGACCAGAGCGGACACATAAGCTTCAACACCTCCGACTACCTGAAGTCCAGCTTTTCCAAGACTGACTCCATCACTACGGGCACTGTATCCTCTGTGAA GAATGGCCTGCCAACAGATAAACCCGCCGGTGACGACATCAACCTCTACCAGAAATATATTGCCAG GTTCTCTGGAAGCCAGCACTGTGGACACGTGCACTGTGCCTACCAGTACAGAGAGCATTACCACTGCATGGACCCTGAGTGTAACTACCAGGTGAGC AGATTTACCAGTAAGCAGGATGTAATCAGGCACTACAACATGCACAAGAAGAGGGACAACTCCCTACAGCATGGATTCATGCGCTTCAGCCCTTTGGACGACTGCAGTGTCTACTACCATGGCTGCCACCTCAATGGAAAAAGCACCCATTACCACTGCATGCAG GTGGGCTGCAGTAAGGTGTACACCAGCACCTCAGATGTCATGACCCATGAAAACTTCCATAAAAAGAATGCCCAGCTGATCAATGATGGCTTCCAGAGATTTCGTGCCACCGAGGACTGCGGCactgtcagctgtcagttttATGGACAGAAGACTACACACTTCCACTGCAG GCGCCCAGGCTGCACATTCACTTTCAAGAATAAGTGTGACATTGAGAAGCACAAGAGCTACCACATCAAGGATGATGCCTATGCCAAAGATGGCTTCAAGAAGTTCTACAAGTATGAGGAGTGCAAATACGAAGGCTGCGTGTACAGCAAAGCTACCAACCACTTCCACTGCATCCGTTCAGGCTGCGGCTTCACCTTTACCTCCACCAGCCAGATGACCTCCCACAAACGCAAACACGAGCGTCGGCACATTCGATCCTCAGGTGTCATGGGCCTTTCTTCCACCTTCCTGCCGCCAAAGGACGAGCCAGAAGAATCGAGCAACGATGATCTGATGGATTTCTCCGCCATCAGCAGCAAGAACTCAAGCCTGAGTGCCTCGCCTACGACCCAGCAGTCCACCACTGTACCACACCTGTTGGCCACGCCCACCActgctgtctcctcttcctctacaacaggccacaccctcaaGCCTACACCCTCACTGTCCAGTGCGGGCCAGCGTATGTCCAACCTGCTGTCTCAGACCCTGCCCAGCAACATGCCGGTAGCTCTTGCTCTTTCCAACAGCGCCTTGGCCACCaacccttttttccccctcatgcCCCGGCTGCCTCTCCAACCACCCCCGCCAGCCGCCAGCCTCATATCGGCTGCATCCTCTGGGGCTCACTCCATGCCCACCGACTCACTGGCCCAAGCAGGGACCGACGGAGTCATGGCGTCTACCCCAACCTCCTTTGCCACCTCCTCCATCATGGAAAAGATCTCAGCGAGCAAAGGCCTGATATCGCCCATGATGGCCAGACTGGCAGCTGCCGCCCTGAAGCCCTCCAACAACCCAGATACAG GGAACGGGCAGCCGGCTTCAGCCAGCCAGTTCAATCTGGTTCAAGTGAAGCAGGAGCCAGCGGACAGCAATTCTGGGGCCTCCCAAGACTCCGCTCAGGAGCACAGCCTGGACCTGAGCAAGAAAGACCACAG TAATGAATCAAACGGACACCCCGTACCAGGGAATACATCTCTTTTATCCTCGCTTATGAATAAG ATGTCCCAGGTGAACCCTGTCCTCTTCAACGCTATGAACCTGAAGACGGAGCTGGAGGCAGGGCATGGCAGCGACACCTCCGAGGCAGCACAATATCTGAACAGAGTGCTGAAGAGGCCTCTGGCAGAAAAACCAACCGAGATATGGAGGACATATCTCCGCAG GTTTGACACAGATGACTTCTGCGAGGCTCAGTGCGACTTCCTCCAGAAAGTGCACTTTCACTGCTTGGTAGAAGACTGTGGTGCGCTCTTCAGCACCGTGGATGGGGCCATTAAGCATGCTAA CTTCCACCTCCGGGCCACATTGAAAGTGAAGTCAGAGCCTCAGTTCGGCGAGGGCAAGGAGTCTGGTGAGGGAGCGCCACTGCAGCCCGCTGCCCCGGTCTCTATGGCCAACAATCCCTCCATGGACGTGACACACCTCACTTCCTCCGGCAGCTACAGCTCCCCTCCTGCATCGCTGCTTGCCTGGAAGCAGCTGGCCGGCAGCATCCCTCAGATGCCGGCCTCCATGCCCAACCTGCCAGCCAACTCACCACTGGCCACCACTTCTTTGGAGAATGCTAAGCCGCAAGTCAAACCTGGTTTCCTGCAGTTCCAGGAAAA CGATCCCTGCTTGGCTACAGACTGTAAATACTCAAACAAGTTCCACTTCCACTGCTTGTTTGGGAATTGCAAGTATGTGTGCAAGACCTCTGGCAAGGCCGAGTCCCACTGTTTGGACCACATCAACCCCAACAATAACCTGGTCAACATCCGCGATCAATTTTCTTACTACTCTCTCCAGTGTCTCTGTCCCAACCAG CACTGCGAGTTCAGAATGAGAGGCCACTATCACTGTCTGCGGCCTGGCTGCTTCTTTGTCACTAACATCACCACCAAGCTGCCGTGGCACATCAAGAAGCACGAGAAGGCAGAACGCCGTGCCGCCAATGGCTTCAAGTATTTCACTAAGAGAGAGGAATGTGGAAGGCTgg GTTGTAAGTATAACCAGGTCAACAGCCACTTCCACTGCATCCGTGAGGGCTGCCAGTTCTCCTTCTTGCTCAAGCACCAGATGACCTCACATGCGCGCAAACATATGAGGCGGATGCTGGGGAAAAACTTTGACAGAGTCCCATCCcag GCAATGCCGCTTGGCCAGAGGGCAGATGAGATGCAACATGCGTCTGGTATGGTGTCTGGGTCCTTAACGACTCCAACGCCTGGTATCAactccaccttctcttccacCACCATGGACGAGACTGATGATTATATGGACTACATGGGCGGAGGAGGCAGCCCCCTGGGCCTCTCCTCCGAGTCCTCCAACCAGGACCGAAGCTGCACCAGCACACCAGTGGGCAATGATAGCTCTCCAGCAG GCAACACCATCTCCATTCCCACGGCCACCGGTGCAAAAAAGCGCTTCTGGATCATTGAGGACATGTCACCATTCGGCAAGCGCCGCAAGACTGCGTCGTCACGTAAGATGTTGGATGAGGGGATGATGCTGGAGGGCTTCCGGCGGTATGACCTCTATGAGAACTGCAAAGACTCAAGTTGCCAGTTTTCCCTGAAGGTGACCCACTACCACTGCACACGAGAAAACTGCGGCTACAAGTTCTGTGGTCGCACTCACATGTACAAGCATGCACAGCACCACGATCGCGTGGACAATCTGGTCCTGGATGACTTCAAACGCTTCAAATCCTCACTCAGCTGCAACTTCCCCGACTGCCAGTTTTCAGGCAACAGCACCCACTTCCATTGTCTTCGCTGCGGCTTCCGCTGCACCGACAGCACCAAGGTGACGGCCCACCGCAAGCACCACGGCAAGCAAGATGTAATCAGCGCCGCCGGTTTCTGCCAGTTCAGCTCCAGCGCCGACTGCGAGGTTCCTGACTGCAAATATAAGCTCAAGTGCTCACACTTCCACTGCACCTTCCCCGAGTGTAAGCACACGGTGGTGGGCATGTCCCAGATGGACTCCCACAAGAGAAAGCATGAGAAGCAGGAGCGAGGCGAACTGCCATCTGTGTCACCCAAACAAGAAGGAGTGCACCACCTGGGAGGAAGCGTGTCAGCGGTCCCTCCAGCCTCCATGGGCCTTTCTACTTCCTCAGCTGGCGGCCTCCACGTGTTATCCCACAACATTAACAGCAGTACTCCCTCCATGCTTTACCCAACCAGCGACATGGCATCCAACTACAGCCACCCGTATCCACCGTCCTCCATCAGCCTGGATGGCTCCCTCAACCTGGGCACCGACACCAGCAGCTCCCTGTTCTTCCTGAAGAACGCAGCCGGTCTGGGCCTCAGCGACTCACTGGACCTCAGCAAGAAGATTCACCACGACGTAGCGCGATCAGGCCGCAACACCACACCCCAGCTAGGTCTGCCGGCAACTCAGGACGACACCACAGGAACATCTGGAGAAGCTGAAGATGACCTGTCGCCAGAGGAGGAGGTGCacgcagaggaggaggaagaagacgaggaagaggaggaggaagaaggagaggaggatctCAACACTGATTCAAATGATGATTCGATTGCAGAGCCTGACGGTGAAAAGGACAATGATGAGAATTTTGATGCTTCCATTAACCACACTGATACTTCCCAACTGGAAAAGCAAGACACTGacccatga